A genomic segment from Sciurus carolinensis chromosome 1, mSciCar1.2, whole genome shotgun sequence encodes:
- the Klhdc7a gene encoding kelch domain-containing protein 7A, translating into MLPRGAEAGDWHLDMQLAGKLVLSAATLLLVTAAYRLYRSRPAPAPQGGRGARTEAQEEAEGSGQPAVTGTSPAARQKQLKRRRASRGAGTPHSCGWEDPEGPCVLATRATSRDEQAPRKGSGEQRGGQHGDPELVPPACCGQEAGTAIGGKPGPPLRSWLGCSVTGPAVAVDGDCVGGEPALWPDGGTPVHPASGQLEGPPGKGSSDMSWALACGTGVSGEEAGALQAASDLGLAVLQQQGAADASYTFSSRARVRVQESFVGGAEGPGPRLKGRVYDYYVEAASRAVSRPAPRTAALAEAASPEPVPGPLGTGTASGGQAGHPEGGAETAAPPGPAPPPSDHGSRRKESLSQIAENPALQLQLEGFGAPTPDPLDQGSLPPSPGGRGERVAGTRVVRIPRGPAAAPDIHLDLGNCYEVLTLAKRRGLEGLQEAAYRAMSDNYLQVLRSPHIYGRLSGAERELILQRRLQGHRCLVVADVCPQEGGGRLCCYDDAQDTWRPLAQLPPEAVSWGCAACTLFNYLFVVAGCQGHQPSSRVFCYNPLTGIWSEVCPLSQARPHCQLVALDGHLYAIGGECLNTVERYDPRQDRWAFAPPLPGDTFALAHTATACAGEIFVTGGTLRYQLLRFSAREQRWRSGPTGGSKDRTAEMVAVDGFLYRFDLHRSLGISVYRCSASTRLWYEVASHRTPHPEAFQCAVVDSRVYCVGRGRTLCFLADHLSPRFSPKEPRGFPSPRGTLLPTVLTLPAPGTPQTRV; encoded by the coding sequence ATGCTCCCCAGAGGAGCCGAGGCCGGGGACTGGCATCTGGACATGCAGCTGGCCGGCAAGCTGGTGCTGTCTGCTGCCACGCTGCTCCTGGTGACCGCGGCCTACAGGCTGTACAGGTCGAGACCTGCCCCAGCCCCGCAGGGGGGTCGGGGGGCCAGGACCGAAgcccaggaggaagcagagggctCTGGGCAGCCTGCTGTTACGGGGACTTCTCCAGCGGCGCGGCAGAAGCAGCTGAAACGCCGGAGGGCCAGCAGGGGGGCTGGCACCCCACACAGCTGTGGCTGGGAGGACCCAGAAGGCCCCTGTGTCCTGGCCACCAGAGCCACTTCCAGAGACGAGCAGGCCCCCAGAAAAGGCTCTGGTGAGCAGCGGGGCGGGCAGCACGGGGACCCAGAGCTGGTGCCTCCTGCCTGCTGCGGCCAGGAAGCCGGAACGGCCATTGGCGGTAAGCCCGGTCCTCCCCTCCGCTCCTGGCTAGGCTGCTCTGTCACTGGACCTGCTGTGGCAGTGGACGGTGACTGTGTGGGTGGTGAGCCAGCTCTGTGGCCGGATGGTGGGACCCCTGTGCACCCAGCGTCAGGGCAGCTGGAAGGCCCGCCCGGCAAGGGCAGCAGTGACATGAGCTGGGCCTTGGCCTGCGGGACGGGGGTCAGCGGGGAAGAGGCTGGGGCCCTCCAGGCAGCCTCCGACCTGGGCCTGGCCGTGCTCCAGCAGCAGGGGGCGGCGGACGCCTCCTACACCTTCTCGTCCCGCGCCCGGGTCCGCGTGCAGGAGAGCTTCGTGGGCGGCGCGGAGGGGCCCGGGCCCCGGCTGAAGGGCAGGGTCTACGACTACTACGTAGAGGCCGCCTCCCGGGCCGTCTCCCGGCCGGCCCCCCGGACCGCGGCTCTGGCTGAGGCTGCGTCCCCCGAGCCGGTGCCAGGGCCCCTGGGGACAGGAACAGCGTCTGGAGGCCAGGCTGGCCACCCAGAGGGCGGCGCGGAGACGGCAGCCCCTCCTGGGCCAGCGCCGCCCCCGTCTGACCACGGCTCCCGCAGGAAGGAGAGCCTCTCGCAGATCGCGGAGAACCCGGCGCTCCAGCTGCAGCTCGAGGGCTTTGGGGCCCCCACTCCCGACCCCCTGGACCAGGGGTCCCTGCCCCCCTCCCCCGGGGGCCGAGGGGAACGCGTGGCCGGGACCCGTGTCGTCCGCATCCCACGGGGCCCCGCCGCGGCCCCGGACATCCACCTGGATCTGGGCAACTGCTACGAGGTGCTGACCCTGGCCAAGCGGCGGGGCCTGGAGGGCCTGCAGGAGGCGGCCTACAGGGCGATGAGCGACAACTACCTCCAGGTGCTGCGCAGCCCCCACATCTACGGGCGCCTGAGCGGTGCCGAGCGGGAGCTGATCCTCCAGCGGCGGCTCCAGGGCCACAGGTGCCTGGTGGTGGCTGACGTGTGCCCGCAGGAGGGCGGGGGTCGCCTCTGTTGCTATGACGATGCCCAAGACACCTGGCGCCCCCTGGCCCAGCTGCCCCCCGAGGCTGTGTCCTGGGGGTGCGCCGCCTGCACGCTCTTCAATTACCTCTTCGTGGTGGCGGGCTGCCAGGGGCACCAGCCCTCCAGTCGCGTCTTCTGCTACAACCCACTGACGGGGATCTGGAGCGAGGTGTGCCCGCTGAGCCAGGCCCGGCCGCACTGCCAGCTGGTGGCCCTGGACGGGCACCTCTACGCCATCGGAGGCGAGTGTCTGAACACCGTGGAGCGTTACGACCCTCGCCAGGACCGCTGGGCCTTCGCGCCCCCGCTGCCTGGTGACACGTTCGCCCTGGCGCACACGGCCACCGCGTGTGCGGGTGAGATCTTCGTCACCGGCGGCACCCTGCGCTACCAGCTGCTCCGCTTCTCTGCCCGGGAGCAGCGCTGGCGGTCCGGCCCCACGGGGGGCAGCAAGGACCGCACGGCCGAGATGGTGGCGGTCGATGGCTTTCTGTACCGCTTCGACCTGCACCGCAGCCTGGGCATCAGCGTGTACCGCTGCAGCGCCAGCACCCGGCTCTGGTACGAGGTCGCCTCCCACCGCACACCCCACCCGGAGGCCTTCCAGTGCGCCGTGGTGGACAGCCGCGTCTACTGCGTGGGGCGCGGGCGCACGCTCTGCTTCCTGGCCGACCACCTCTCGCCCAGGTTCTCGCCCAAGGAGCCGCGGGGCTTCCCGTCCCCGAGGGGCACCCTCCTGCCCACCGTCCTGACCCTGCCTGCCCCGGGTACGCCTCAGACTAGGGTCTAG